The sequence cagattgcgcataagatgtccttgatatagagagatacagtatgataaTAAGACCAAAATAATGAtggatataaattaatatttattaagtaTACAGAtggttaaaacaatttaatacatgtaccaatataacacatgatccagtgcacaggctcaatgaccctttagaaaaaaaacccacaaaatgtgttttatattccacAGAACTTCCAATGTTTCCAAGAAATGTCCTAGAACAATTAGATAAAAAATGTTGGACAAAAGATGTATACAAAGGCTCCGTAATGTCAAATCCCAACATAGCTTCAGATGACAACTTGCCACATACTGAATAAAGCGATGGGGGTGATTAATTATACACCTCTTTAGTGTTGGTTATTTCGCATTCATATGGCAGCGGTAAATTGCAAGTATAAAAAGTGTATCCGTCTTGCATATCTTAATGTAGCCAAAATAGAATGAATCCAGCCATAGATAAAGGAGTCAAGCTTACCCGCCTCGACAGTCCAGATTGAAAATGTAAGTCCGCCGTCTGAGCGGCTAGGCGGTCCAAAATGACACTTGAATATTGGTGCGCACCAGTGAATCCGTCCGGACAACCACAGACTTAAGTGGAAGGTTCCTTGAAAGAGCTTTGTAAATGTAAAGAAcgcctctggagacaatgtaacAAGAGTCTTCACAATAAATGAGGCCAGAGAGAAAGAGTATAATTACTCCGTGGAGCCAGCAAAAccttgcgacgcgtttcgtctgtcaaagcagactttttcaagcaataaGCTGACTCTCTCTTCACTTGGTATttattgggtaagaaaagggggaGGAAATACCTCATCAAGTTAATAGCGACCACATGTAGATGTTTTAAGACAATATGTTCACTCATTGATAAGGCTCACATCCTTATGTCATTGTAGCCAAATGCATTCATAGTAATATAGACACATAAGGATATTgtgtcaaaaaatataaaaatagtttaaaaatgaacataaattcACCTGCATAGGTCTATTAATGAGCCTGTGCACAAAAACATCCATGTACATTTAGGATACAAAATTTCTTCTAAAAAAGGTCAGTTATGAAACCTGTGCACATACAGAACAAcaagattataataatatatatacataatggaAAACCATTACTATCTTATCATCATTTTTGTCATCCtagaatacaaatacaaattaaaaaatttataaattattaaataaaataaaaataaataaatataaataaaaataaatataaataaaaataaatataaaaataaacaaaagatatatgtttttatatgcgCATAATTGTATATatgcagatatataaaaaaagatatatatcgtaaactctaaaaatacatttaataggaaaACATGTTTAGGATATCGTATATTATCTAATAGTATCAGAGtccagcataaaaataaatataaaaacacaaataggaCCTGGAATAAAGGTAAATGTAGCTGATTACTGAATATGTCACTAACCAAAGATTCTATGTCTAGCATTATGGTCTTAAGACAGAACAAAACTATAAATACCAATCATTGAATTCCATGGTTTCATTTAGGCCATCTGGAAACATGGTTTGCAGTTTGAACATCCATGAGACTTCGCTTTTACAAAGTCTCTTAAATCTATCtcctcctctttgtgtataatcAATTTTCTCAACCCCAGTAACTAATAAGTCCTGAGGATTGTTATTGTGGTTCTCATAGAAATGTCTGGACACACTATGATTTTGTATGCCCTTAAGGATGTTTAATCTATGTTCTCTGAACCGGCATTTCAGAGAGCGAGTAGTTCTACCTACGTACTGGAGCCCACATGGGCACTCCAGCACGTAGATGACGTAGGTAGTGTCACAATTGATGAACTGAGAGATAGaatgtacagacccattactattAGACTTAATACTAGAAGAACCTTTACTGACAAAATCACAGGTGAGACATATCTTCTTCCTACATTTAAAACAACCCAAGGGTTTCGATGGTAACCAGGATGGATCttcaatttttctctttttagtaTTCAGGACACTAGGGGCCAATAGGTTCTGTAAATTACTATTTTTCTTGTATACAATTCTAGGAGTCTGTTCAAGAACATCATTTAAAATAGTATCTTGTTGCAAAATCTTATAGTTATTCTTAATGATCTTACTGATCATATGGGATTTGTTATTGAATTTAGAGATATAAATTAAGGAATTATTTGGATTGTTATCTTTCCTTTTATTCCTACTTTCATTTCCACTTCCATTTCTGTTCTTGTTGCTATCATTATTATAAaccttatttacatttttagatgCTTCGCCAGACTCGTTTTTATTATTATGTGGGGTCAACAAATCTTGTCTATCTTTCTTAAGTGCAAAATTTCGTGCCTCATTAACCAAATCTTGGGGATATCCTCTTGCTACAAAGTTGTTAGTCATCTCCTGTGATTGTGTAATAAAATCTTCGTCTTTCGTACAATTACGTCTCACTCTGCATAATTGCCCTTTGGGGATATTCTTTATCCATGGTTTATGATGTGCACTTTTATAGTGTAGATATGTATTTGCATCTACTAGTTTGTTGTAATTTGTACAAACAATTTTGTTATTAGTCTCATCAGCTGAGAGTGTGATATCTAGGAAATTAACAGATGAATAACTAAATTGATGCGTAAAGGATAAATTATAttcatttgtatttaaaaatgcaacaaaatcCACCGCTAATTGTGCACCCCCTtcccaaataataaacaaatcatctatatagcgGCCATAGAGCACCAGGCTTGTCCCGAAGGGGCCTCCCCAAATAAGCTCCTCCTCAAGTGCCCCCATATAGATGTTAGCAAAGCTCGGGGCATTTCTGACAGATGTGTGCAAGGGTCACAGCTGTTGTTTAATCCACTCTGGCTCAACTTTTATTTTCCGCAAATGctgaatgatttttattttcagggCATGTGTCCGAATCCCATATATCAAGGGGTTAAAGAGTGGTGGGGCAACTAATGAGGTAATAGTAAGTAGGATGTGAACAGTTATGGGGAGGGTGATACTTCCCAGTCTGTACTTGATTATGACAAAGAAAACTCCTATTAAAAAGACAGAAAAGTTGAGTAAATGGGTCACCAAGGTGTGGACGGCTTTCTGACGTGATTCCTTTGAGATTCTCATACAGACATTTAATATCCGCAGGTAGGAAAAAACAGTGACTGAAATGGTGACAATTAAGTAGATAGCTGACGCAATAACTGAATAGATATTACTGAGAGATGACCCTGAACAGGACAGAATAATAAGCGAGATATTATCACAAACAATATTGGTTATTTTATTCTCACAAAGGGGAAGTCTCCAAGTGAGCAGAATAGCAATAAGGATAACTAAGAAGGATGTTACACAAGATCCAATGATGAGATTTATAACCTTCTTGTTTGTCATCAAGGTGACATAGTGCAGAGGGTGACAGACGGCCAGATATCGGTCATAGGCCATGATGGTAAAAGTGCTCatttcaaaaaaagcaaaaactgaAACAAACAAGGTTTGAGTGATACAACTACCATAAGAGATGGTCTTAGTTGAGGTGATCAGATCAACTATCAGCTTCGGGAATAATGTAGAAATACCAAAAATTCCATTGAGGACGAGTTTACTTATGAGAATGTACATAGGTTCATGTAGACTTTGATCCGTCaaaaccacaaataaaataataatactcaaaaatataataaataaatatgtaatgatAGAAAGggcacaatataaatgttttaatttttccaTCTCTACAAGTCCCAGGAAAACCAATCTGGTGCTGACATTGACCACATTTTCCATCTTTGTCTTGAAATTTGGGATATTCCTGAGATTAAACAGAGGATCCtttgtgataaaaaaaagcataaatcaaACATTTAATTTTTCCCATAGACTTCTCAGCTCTATTTGGTGATCTGTAACAGCAGTTTTTTCATCATCATACAGACTTATATCCAATATGACTAACATCAATTTCTGGCATAAACAAAAGAAGCAGAGTCCATGAATATGGATCTATCATAGAAAACTAATTGAAATTTCCCAGTTTGCTTTTTTTATGTATGGATCTTATTCTGGATCTAGGCCTTTGGTTGTGATATCTGGAACCCCCAGTATAAGCTGTTTCTCCTTCTATGTGTCCTTTAGTGCTGCATGTAGAACTGTGGGCTGTACCTGCTGCCCCAGCTGTATCTCCATTCCATTGGTCAGTGTCCCACTGGTTTCCTCTACGGATGTAACTACAGGGACCCTGCCCTTGCTATTTGCTGGATGACTTTATTATGAAATTGAAATCAGAATGTGTATGAACATGGAGCCTGAGCTACTGTAAATAATTTGTCCTTTATGTCCTATAAATGAATACATTGAGGACGTGACCATAGGATAGTGACAGGACCTTTACATATTTGGGGCCCTGGTCATCAAGTGTTGCAGTCTTGGGGAATATAAATTGGGTGCCAGGTCATGTCAGGTGGAGCTGACCCAATCTTCCTTTGGTTTACTTTGGTGCTCACCTGAGTCTATTGGTTAGTATGATCGAATGCATCCCCTTGCTGGTTAATCTTCTATATGAACAACATTATTCCATTAGTGTCCCTTCTGCTCACTCCTTACCTTATATTGTATCTCCCTTTTGTATCATAGAGACAAGGGGATTACAGACCGGCACCTCTTTTCTATGATGAAATATattgctgggtacacactacaggtccTTCACCCAGTTATCGGACCAATCACATGACAACAGACTGTTCGACATTAGTGTTATACGGTCCAACAATCCATGATTATCGTTCTAtaacacattgtatcatttgatttgattttataaacagactaaaaatctctataaatgattgTTGTTGGTCCGATCCTGCAGAGTGTAttcactcacaaccagcagtgtaggctgatctctatagagtttacagagtcgtgatcatttcagctgatggttataacagatgaagagcacagatttgagggtaaatagtgtaaaagatgtatagtgtgtacacatgagtcgtctgctcatcgggactttcattcGTTGGTAAAATCGATACCAATATTGCTTCGagataaattttctgtagtgtgtacccagccttaattaCACATCAGTTTACTTTAATCAAACATCTCTATTTATATTGCTCTCAGCCTTCACCTCTTACACTgatatgtagatattatcaaattcATTGCACACTTTTCAAGATTTGCTGTAGTTTGTAGATTTTGGTTTCCTGAGTTGGCAGATTCCGAGCTCATTTTTGATAGATTTATATAATGAAAAGGCACCAATGTTGTTATTTACAAAGCTGATACTTAAAATTATAAATTTTAATGAGTTACTGTCTAGTAAATAACCGTAACAATACATATTGTAATGGTGAACCGTGTTGAGTGAACAGTCAGCAATACTGTAGAAATGTGCAAATAATGATTATATCCCAGTTAAGTTGCTCCAACTCCTAACAATGAGAAGTGGATGAAATTGGAAGTAGCCTACAGCCCTTCCAAGGAAACCATTAAGGAAAAAGTAAAACCGGaccacaataaaaaaagataatatacttTATTGGGTTAGAAATACAGAATTATAATGGGAAATGTGATTCCTGGAATTATTGTGAACTCAAAATGCATGGGCTTGTTATTGGCTTTAATTAATATAAAGAgagttatatatttacattatataggAGATTCACAAAgcgcaagatatatatatatatatatatatatatatatatatatatatatatatatatatctatcatgcaATGAATAGGGCATATGGAGGGAGTAGTATACGGAGAAAACCCTATTATTAACTAGCACAGCATTCACCTTCCTTAAGCTACCTGTCATTTACAGAAATGTTATTAAAACTGCTCCAGCAAATCCTAATATTCAGATATAAAGACTGTTGGAGTCACTGAGTTGCATTTGCTGTAGGAATATAGTACAGATTGTCTCCTCTCCTGTATTATAATTCCTGGACCAGTTTAATATCCAGACTGGGAGAAAAATTGAGAGCGAGTTCTGTGCAATGTTTGCTGTGAGAGGGAATATAACAGAGAGGATAAATCTAACAGCATAGAGaacaaatataaaagaaatataacAATCTGAGAATTACAACTTTTGCTATATAGAAAACTGCACATTAGAATTAAAGAAATGATACAGAGAACCTACTATTATCTGATGGTTCTATAGATTAGATACTACTCCCTAATCCCTGCCTGGAAATATCAGTATCACTACAATCCATTCACCCTCTTACAGCATTCCTATATCACTGACATAGTCTAACACAATTGTATTAGTAGCAGAAGAATAGATGTCTCTCATCTTTTTTTAGcaaatctttttttaaactatataCAAAGCAAAATAACCCCTCCCAATAGAACATATTTAATGTTGTGGGAATTTTCATTATGCTTAAAATATAGGGTAATAAATAGTGACACTGAATGTACCTGAGCTGCTCTGACAGAACCTCTGCTGACACCACATATAATGACTTCCATACTGTACCTGACATGCAGAAGGAGCGTTCAGTCATATATAGGCTCCATATATTTATACTCACAGTGAGAAGACTCAGCCAAACCCCAGAGGAGGTAAATTCCCTACAGACAGATGTAGAGATAGCAGTAATTACTCCAGAGATGTTCTGGAGTTTCTGGACTTTTCTATGGACGATATATTGTTCTGGAAATGATTCACATATTTCTCTAATTATGTTCCATATACCCCTGAGACCTGCACATACAGTCAGTGCTGtcatcagaaattgtggtgatAGATTGTAGGTTTACATGCAGCGACTTCTTACTTTGttgtctgttttaccctgtattgtttattactgtttgtccacaattgtaaagcgctacagaatttgttggagctaaataaataaatgttgatgatggtgtcCACTACAAATCAAACAGACAGGGTCTGCCTTGTCTCTGAGCCCCGAGGCCTGGTGGATGCAGAGATGTAGCATGGAGGAGGATACTACAGCAACCCCCCTGAGTGTGCctcatgcccctcagacctccactcatgcccctcagacctccactcatgcccctcagacctccactcatgcccctcagatctccactcatgcccctcagacctcctctcatgcccctcagacctccactcatgcctctcagacctccactcatgcccctcagacctccactCGTGCCCCGCAGACCTCCActcatgcccctcagacctccactcatgcccctcagacctccactCGTGCCCCGCAGACCTCCActcatgcccctcagacctccactcatgcccctcagacctccactCATGCCCCTCAGACCACTCCACATGTTATAATTTCCCTTACATGCTCCTCAGAGCCCCCACATGGTCCTTACCTaaccatcagacctctccacatgccctgTACATGTCTATCACACTACTGAACAGTCACTTACAGATTCTGGAGACAATGCTCTCTCCTTCAGTGAATGTGCAGTGGCTCCTCTGTCACTAGTGAGGGTGGGGCTGAGGTTTGTAGAGGGCCCCATGCTAGGAACACAGTGATGCACAGCGCTAGACTGCAAACATATAAAAGCAGTGACAATGTAGCACCGAGAAGACATGAAATGAGAGCCCTGTATCAGCCATATAACCCATTGTTCCACCATTTTAGCTTTGTGATCATGAACATTGAAACTTTACTTGGATTGTTAGTATTGCTCTCCCTGTAAAGGGAAAAACAGCTACAGATTTATAGTCTTAATTTGTGCAAATACAGCTATATTTTTGTTAGGGCGGTCAAGGTATGGaatcactgccagggaaggttgtgatggcagattcaatagatatgtttaagaaagggttagacaaatttttagcggaaaagtgtatccagagatacgaccgttaattaaaatgaaggatagtagtggatacagTAGGGTACAAATAGGAccgcaatattgggtctgggggaattttcccaattgaaacagattggcggttgcttactctggatcaatttcaaatataagtgcaggatcgcagcagatccaaaataggttgaacttgatggactggtgtctttttttaacctcaccaactatgttactatggggcatatttaacaagtaatgatagtgcacttaccgtgaaaatcaggtccctctgtgtcctccacatatttatgaaaggtgcatcgcagcagatatcgtggatatctgctgctttgcactcctcttcgtttttgggagcagtcaccattcaacagtatggccgtaatctaacaagttctgaaaaaaaaaaatttccggtaacttgtcatgttaatgtaccagctgaagctggcgtacattatcataattgaaagttttcagcgctgtcagctctgctccaaagagagctggacagcgcatgtgtggagggatcacatgatccctccctgtcactcaccgctcgctctctgcaaagACAGAGCGGAGAGGTCTGTGCACAGGCGCATTTCCAGTGTGAAGACaaatgaagaggacctggaggacatcgcgttccgaagaggggggtaagtgtgattttttttatcacagaaacagcagtttttcagaactgctgtttctttgatccgtttttcataaatttgagaaatagttcaatccttatcaatgcgagaaggattgataactattttttatttttgccgatgattgataaatgtgccccttcgTTAGTTCAAAATCACTGCTTTGGAGTGAAGCTGTTGCCAATGTAGAGCTATGGTTTATCAAAACTTAGCAAGAAATACTCACCCTCCGGCCATCAAATCTCTGTTGTAATTACTAAAAAGGATAATAATGCAACTGGCAAAAATGAAAATTTGaagcaaaaacatttaaataaagaacataaaaaacaCATTGCTATATAGATCTTATTTTGGCCCACACTAATATATCCCAAACATGATTTAAAACACACTTACATTGTATATCTGtgagtttaaaaaaatactaaataatTTAAGATTTGAGGCAGGAAGCGATAAGAAAAAGTGTCAATTCCAACACTTGCATCAGTAAGTGCATCACATTACAAAGGACAAATATACAATTATACAGTTACAAAGCATACTAAAATCCCTATGATTGCTGTTTTTTACTCACTAACATCCATTCATAAAATCTATTTTCAATTTGGGATGGGGTAAGCACTTGATGAGTCACTTTGATACACACCTTAATAATAATTGGTATAATATAACATTCATGAGCACTAACCAAAAGACCAACATTTCTTTCTTGGGATATTTCCAGGTCTGAAGTGTAGACTCCTCTAGCACCGATATTCCCACGATGCACCCCCTGAAGAAGTTACATGTTTAGTAACGAGATGCCCACTGAACGCCCATTCATGATCCTGCCACTGAAATTAAACTCCTTTATATGGACAAAGAATTAGCATAGAATCGGATGCCCAGCATAGGGAAGGAAAAGAAAGTAGCTAAAGACTTAACTAATGCTGAATCATGTATTAATTCATGCTAGTTTGCTGCTAAAATGCATTGATATTAAAATACCTAAAATGTACTTTACTATTTCTTGGTCCTCTCATTTGCACACGTTACCAGAGAGGAAACCAAAAAAGAGATGTAATGATGATCAGGGGAAAAGGACATCTGACTTATTCGAAGGCCTGACTTTGAGCCACTAAATGTGggtgcattttacattttaacaccACGATTTTAGAAGATACATCACTATTTATGCTCCATCTCTTTTTTTCCATCATTCTCTCCACATAATCCATGGACACTGAGCAACACATGAAACTGCAACACACATTAAGTATAATACGTAAATCCAGGACCATTGTCAACATTCTTGGAtcgttcatcatcaacatttacttataacgtgccagcaaattccatagcgctttacaactgggagcaaacacattaatacaacaatactgggtaatacagacagagtggtaagagggccttgctcgcaagcttacaatctatgggaccatTGTCTCATAAACTAATCATAAATATAGTACAAAGTGTTTCATTACACATTTAACGCCCAACATCAGGCATGTTTTAAAATTGGACTCTTCAGCATCCATGTAAAATGCAATTGCTTTATAGTCACATCAGTATTTTTGTAATCTTTACTACTCTACCACTTACACCATTTAATTATTGAAGTGACAGCAGTGCTTAAATATGTCTGTCTTACTAAGGTTCATATACTGTATGAATAGATATATTGTAGAACTTCTGACACCATCATGTGGTTCAttcacaaacaacttcttgcttcaaATCAAACAATGCTTTATTGTTTGCATGACAGCATGCATGCAGTCTTGTCGGGATGACACCACTAAGCAAAACCGAGTTGCCTACAACTCCTGGTGAACCTAATGCTGACTATTACAGAAACCAGGTTTCTACCCACCAGCCAGCTCTTCTAGCATTGATCACAAACATAAGTGACCAACACAGTTTTTTATTCCTCACtcaaacactgcaaaccaatcaataatacacataatacacctgTGTGCTTGTGTGCATTGGAAAAGCCTGTGTGGGAATTACCCCTGTCTGAACTGTCTGCAGTATATACCTACAGACTCTTGGGATCTCTGCTGTTCCTATGCAGAGGCCTATTTGTGTgacaaataggcctctttgccacatatcCTTCCCCTGGGCATCACCAACACCACATGTCTATAAAAGAGAACCCACATGTCTATAAAAGAAAACCTCCTTTATGATCCACCGTGTCATCTCTACCTCGCCTACCAACATATGAATGGGGAATTTGTTTTCAAAAGGAAGCTTATGCCAGCGATATTTCTTGAATGGTCAGTGATCAAATAAGGTGTATCAATACGGCCGGAGAGACAAATGAACACTTGCAAGTGGGGTGTTGCATAAGCTGTgatttatcaaaacaaatcaaCATCTATATATAGTGCTTTTGTCAAGTAGACATATTAGCACTGTGCAAGCATAATCATGAAGTCCTTCATCAGCAAATATTAAACAAAAGCATATACACATCTTGTGGAACAGGACATAACTCTGTGACAGGAAGGACCgtctatgccactctgtctgttgttgctgggaaccgtctgggcttacttttccaccattccctttcgttatcccaaatgcatccTCTAACCGGtctaggaggggcttacaaatgctgccaccactggactccttaccggcatccagaaccgggtttcttctgggtaactgacgctgctagtgtaccccgttactggtgtacctggtgtacctggactggtacccctgaactcttcctatggatcagggttgctatggatggatctcccctggcctatcacactggccagagatgctgggtagtgggcagagcgctGGTACctgaaagctgggtccaaatctcagaatagccgggaacggattagagttgggtctaatctataGGGATAGCcaagtt is a genomic window of Mixophyes fleayi isolate aMixFle1 chromosome 2, aMixFle1.hap1, whole genome shotgun sequence containing:
- the LOC142141626 gene encoding olfactory receptor 6K3-like, which encodes MENVVNVSTRLVFLGLVEMEKLKHLYCALSIITYLFIIFLSIIILFVVLTDQSLHEPMYILISKLVLNGIFGISTLFPKLIVDLITSTKTISYGSCITQTLFVSVFAFFEMSTFTIMAYDRYLAVCHPLHYVTLMTNKKVINLIIGSCVTSFLVILIAILLTWRLPLCENKITNIVCDNISLIILSCSGSSLSNIYSVIASAIYLIVTISVTVFSYLRILNVCMRISKESRQKAVHTLVTHLLNFSVFLIGVFFVIIKYRLGSITLPITVHILLTITSLVAPPLFNPLIYGIRTHALKIKIIQHLRKIKVEPEWIKQQL